Proteins encoded in a region of the Pseudomonas denitrificans (nom. rej.) genome:
- a CDS encoding putative urea ABC transporter substrate-binding protein: MRKPLLTALFAAGLAAFSLSASAAAKNSFNLCWTIYAGWMPWEYAASHGIVDKWAKKYGIEIKVTQLNDYIESINQYTAGQFDGCTMTNMDALTIPAAGGVDSTALIVSDFSNGNDGIVIKGEGKTLADLKGMNVNLVELSVSHYLLARALENARLSEKDVKTVNTSDADIAAAFNTDDVQAVTTWNPMLAEARAKPGTTEVFNSSQVPGEIMDMMVVNSTVLKDNPALGKALTGAWFETVALMQGESAETRAALEHMAKASGTDLAGYQSQLATTKLFATAQEALAFATSPKLPATMDKVAAFSFAHGLLGEGAKSAEAVGMSFAGGLTTGDAQNLKLRFDPTYVQMAADGKL; the protein is encoded by the coding sequence ATGCGCAAGCCCCTTCTGACCGCCCTGTTCGCCGCCGGCCTCGCCGCCTTCAGCCTCTCAGCCTCCGCCGCCGCGAAGAACAGCTTCAACCTCTGCTGGACCATCTACGCCGGCTGGATGCCCTGGGAGTACGCGGCCAGCCACGGCATCGTCGACAAGTGGGCGAAGAAGTACGGCATCGAGATCAAGGTCACCCAGCTCAACGACTACATCGAGTCGATCAACCAGTACACCGCGGGCCAGTTCGACGGCTGCACCATGACCAACATGGATGCCCTGACCATCCCCGCCGCCGGCGGCGTCGACTCCACCGCGCTGATCGTCAGCGACTTTTCCAACGGCAACGACGGCATCGTCATCAAGGGTGAAGGCAAGACCCTGGCCGACCTCAAGGGCATGAACGTCAACCTGGTGGAGCTGTCCGTCTCCCACTACCTGCTCGCCCGCGCCCTGGAGAACGCCCGCCTCAGCGAGAAGGACGTGAAGACGGTGAACACCTCCGACGCCGACATCGCCGCCGCCTTCAACACCGACGACGTGCAGGCCGTGACCACCTGGAACCCGATGCTCGCCGAGGCCCGCGCCAAGCCGGGCACCACCGAGGTGTTCAACTCCAGCCAGGTCCCCGGCGAGATCATGGACATGATGGTGGTCAACAGCACGGTCCTGAAGGACAACCCCGCCCTGGGCAAGGCCCTGACCGGCGCCTGGTTCGAAACCGTGGCGCTGATGCAGGGCGAAAGCGCCGAGACCCGCGCCGCGCTGGAGCACATGGCCAAGGCCTCGGGCACCGACCTCGCCGGTTACCAGAGCCAGCTCGCTACTACCAAATTGTTTGCCACTGCGCAGGAAGCACTGGCCTTCGCCACCAGCCCGAAACTGCCGGCGACCATGGACAAGGTCGCGGCCTTCTCCTTCGCCCACGGCCTGCTCGGCGAGGGCGCGAAAAGCGCCGAAGCGGTCGGCATGAGCTTCGCCGGCGGCCTCACCACCGGCGACGCGCAGAACCTCAAGCTGCGCTTCGACCCGACCTACGTGCAGATGGCGGCCGACGGCAAGCTCTGA
- a CDS encoding DUF1145 domain-containing protein, which produces MSELLSFAKGALTMFWVAAVLNLIYPFGELHRPLLWLSAILLVVHVGEVLLLARRRSWLEQVQVLLFGVLHLQSRKVRRLATVNG; this is translated from the coding sequence ATGTCCGAGTTGCTGAGCTTCGCCAAGGGCGCGCTGACCATGTTCTGGGTCGCCGCCGTGCTCAATCTGATCTACCCGTTCGGCGAGCTGCATCGCCCGCTGTTGTGGCTCTCCGCGATCCTGTTGGTGGTGCATGTGGGCGAGGTGCTGTTGCTGGCGCGCCGCCGTTCCTGGCTGGAGCAGGTGCAGGTGCTGCTGTTCGGCGTGCTCCACCTGCAGAGCCGCAAGGTTCGCCGTCTGGCCACTGTGAACGGCTGA
- a CDS encoding LysR family transcriptional regulator — translation MSDLRQLRHFVALAEHGHFARAADAVNLSQPALSRSIQALEGQLSCQLVDRNPRGVTLTAHGRLVLEHARRLLAGDRALKNAVLQLADLETGELRLGAGPFPGARLMPQVLARYSSAHPKVSVLLSIENWSELHQRLLDDELELFIADYRELEGDSRLDILPLRVHRGVLFCRPGHPLLGSVPSVERVLDYPLAGPRLPRDAHEGLARTLGREQPLSVQCDDVLMLKELVKGSDVLCLATWDVVAADVQAGSLAVLPWPSSGDVAGRGSAYALVRHASRSLSPAASQFVELLLEEDATFSAAS, via the coding sequence ATGAGCGATCTCCGCCAGCTACGCCACTTCGTCGCCCTCGCCGAGCACGGTCACTTCGCCCGCGCCGCCGATGCGGTGAATCTTAGTCAACCCGCCCTGTCGCGGAGCATCCAGGCGCTGGAAGGCCAGCTGAGCTGCCAGCTCGTGGACCGCAACCCGCGCGGCGTCACCCTCACCGCCCATGGCCGGCTGGTGCTCGAACATGCCCGCCGCCTGCTGGCCGGTGACCGTGCGCTGAAGAATGCCGTGCTGCAACTGGCCGACCTGGAGACCGGCGAGCTGCGCCTGGGCGCCGGCCCCTTCCCCGGCGCGCGGCTGATGCCGCAGGTGCTCGCGCGCTACAGCAGCGCGCACCCGAAGGTGTCGGTGCTGCTGTCCATCGAGAACTGGAGCGAGCTGCACCAGCGTCTGCTGGACGACGAACTGGAACTGTTCATCGCCGACTACCGCGAACTGGAAGGCGACAGCCGCCTCGACATCCTGCCGCTGCGGGTACACCGGGGCGTGCTGTTCTGCCGGCCGGGGCATCCGCTGCTCGGCAGCGTGCCGTCGGTGGAGCGCGTGCTCGACTACCCGCTGGCCGGCCCGCGCCTGCCGCGCGACGCCCACGAAGGGCTGGCTCGCACCCTCGGCCGCGAGCAGCCGCTGAGCGTGCAATGCGATGACGTGCTGATGCTCAAGGAGCTGGTGAAAGGCAGCGACGTACTCTGCCTGGCCACCTGGGATGTGGTGGCCGCGGATGTGCAGGCCGGCAGCCTGGCGGTGCTGCCCTGGCCCAGCAGCGGCGACGTGGCAGGACGCGGCTCCGCCTATGCCCTGGTACGCCACGCCAGCCGCAGCCTGTCGCCTGCGGCTAGCCAGTTCGTCGAGTTGTTGCTGGAGGAAGACGCGACGTTCAGCGCCGCGTCGTGA
- a CDS encoding alkyl/aryl-sulfatase, whose product MSRLSAAVLLASLCPGLLVAAEQPKPPTSFTQAAQEQVRQSLPFSDRADFDRVEKGLIKRPENLVIKNEDGTVAWQLGGYDFLKAARDVASVNPSLMRQAQLNLSYGLFKVTDGIYQVRGFDLANTTFIEGKTGWIVIDTLTTPATSRAAYALVSQELGQKPIRAVIYSHAHIDHFGGVKGLVSQEQVDKGEVQIIAPKGFMEAAIKENVLAGNAMLRRATYQYGTMLPQGPEGHVDMAIGKAVAKGPMSIIAPTKTVDGSLVEMEIDGVPVTFQNTPGTESPAEMNVWLPQQKALLMAENVTATLHNLYTLRGAETRDPLGWSKYINEALHRFGDKAEVMFAVHNWPRWGHEDIVRTLEKQRDMYGYLNDQTLHLANNGVTINQIHERLKVPPELASEWFNRGYHGSVSHNVRAVVNKYLGYYDSNPATLNPLAPEDSAVKYVEFMGGADHLLQMAKASFDKGEYRWVVEVVNKLVFADPTNQAARNLQADALEQLGYQAENAGWRNSYLTAAQELRNGVPRDMPTMKSGSPDALAAMDTGLLFDYLGVRLNAEKAEGEDFAINLVLPDKNEQYLLELKNSHLNNIKGVQSESAGQTVTIDRADLNRLMLKEVSPVRLVFEGKLKSSGNPLLLAKLFGMLEDFNFWFDVVTPPQKS is encoded by the coding sequence ATGTCCCGTCTTTCCGCTGCCGTGCTGCTCGCCAGCCTCTGCCCCGGCCTGCTGGTCGCCGCCGAACAGCCCAAGCCCCCGACCTCCTTCACCCAGGCCGCGCAGGAGCAGGTGCGCCAGTCGCTGCCGTTCAGTGACCGTGCCGATTTCGACCGGGTGGAGAAAGGCCTGATCAAGCGCCCCGAGAACCTCGTGATCAAGAACGAGGACGGCACGGTGGCCTGGCAACTGGGCGGCTACGACTTCCTCAAGGCCGCCAGGGACGTCGCCAGCGTCAACCCGAGCCTGATGCGCCAGGCCCAGCTGAACCTCAGCTACGGCCTGTTCAAGGTTACCGACGGCATCTACCAGGTGCGCGGTTTCGACCTCGCCAACACCACCTTCATCGAAGGCAAGACCGGCTGGATCGTCATCGATACCCTGACCACCCCGGCGACTTCCAGGGCCGCCTACGCCCTGGTGAGCCAGGAACTGGGGCAGAAGCCGATCCGCGCGGTCATCTACAGCCATGCCCACATCGACCACTTCGGCGGCGTGAAGGGCCTGGTCAGCCAGGAGCAGGTGGACAAGGGCGAGGTGCAGATCATCGCGCCCAAGGGCTTCATGGAAGCGGCGATCAAGGAGAACGTGCTGGCCGGCAACGCCATGCTGCGCCGAGCCACCTACCAGTACGGCACCATGCTGCCGCAGGGCCCGGAAGGCCACGTCGACATGGCCATCGGCAAGGCCGTCGCCAAGGGCCCGATGAGCATCATCGCGCCGACCAAGACCGTCGATGGCTCGCTGGTGGAGATGGAGATCGATGGCGTGCCTGTGACCTTCCAGAACACCCCGGGCACCGAATCGCCGGCGGAGATGAACGTCTGGCTGCCGCAGCAGAAGGCGCTGCTGATGGCCGAGAACGTCACCGCCACCCTGCACAACCTCTATACCCTGCGCGGCGCCGAGACCCGCGACCCGCTGGGCTGGAGCAAGTACATCAACGAGGCGCTGCACCGGTTCGGCGACAAGGCCGAGGTTATGTTCGCCGTGCACAACTGGCCGCGCTGGGGGCACGAGGACATCGTCCGCACCCTGGAAAAGCAGCGTGACATGTACGGCTACCTGAATGACCAGACGCTGCACCTGGCCAACAACGGGGTGACCATCAACCAGATCCACGAGCGCCTGAAAGTGCCGCCGGAGCTGGCCAGCGAGTGGTTCAACCGTGGCTACCACGGCAGCGTCAGCCACAACGTGCGCGCGGTGGTGAACAAGTACCTGGGCTACTACGACAGCAACCCGGCGACGCTGAACCCGCTGGCGCCGGAGGACTCGGCGGTGAAGTACGTCGAGTTCATGGGCGGCGCCGATCACCTGCTGCAGATGGCCAAGGCGTCCTTCGACAAGGGCGAGTACCGCTGGGTGGTTGAGGTGGTCAACAAGCTGGTCTTCGCCGACCCGACCAACCAGGCCGCGCGCAACCTGCAGGCCGACGCCCTGGAGCAGCTCGGCTACCAGGCGGAAAATGCCGGCTGGCGCAACAGCTACCTGACCGCCGCACAGGAGCTGCGCAATGGCGTGCCGCGTGACATGCCGACCATGAAATCGGGCAGCCCCGATGCGCTGGCGGCGATGGACACCGGCCTGCTGTTCGACTACCTCGGCGTGCGCCTGAATGCCGAGAAGGCCGAGGGCGAGGACTTCGCCATCAACCTGGTGCTGCCGGACAAGAACGAGCAGTACCTGCTGGAACTGAAGAATTCGCACCTGAACAACATCAAGGGCGTGCAGAGCGAGAGCGCCGGGCAGACCGTGACCATCGACCGTGCCGACCTCAACCGCCTGATGCTCAAGGAAGTCTCGCCGGTGCGTCTGGTGTTCGAGGGCAAGCTCAAGAGCTCGGGCAACCCGCTGCTGCTGGCCAAGCTGTTCGGCATGCTGGAAGACTTCAACTTCTGGTTCGACGTCGTCACCCCGCCGCAGAAGAGCTGA
- the lapG gene encoding cysteine protease LapG produces MLAASLGVLAGAQQAEWNFQLISQQSTRLYGPLGQGQVRIDAWQKLLAQQATASERDQLQAVNRFFNDQLRFTDDLSLWHEVDYWATPVEALLKGAGDCEDFAIAKYISLRHLGVPAQKLRITYVKALRLNQAHMVLTYYPRPDAVPLVLDNLIGSILPASQRSDLQPVYAFNGEGLWLAGNGAGGGKQVGDSKRLSRWQDLLKKMKAEGFPLDE; encoded by the coding sequence ATGCTGGCGGCTTCGCTCGGCGTCCTGGCGGGGGCGCAGCAGGCCGAATGGAACTTCCAGCTGATCAGCCAGCAATCCACGCGCCTCTATGGGCCGCTGGGTCAAGGCCAGGTGCGCATCGACGCCTGGCAGAAGCTGCTCGCGCAGCAGGCCACGGCGAGTGAGCGCGACCAGTTGCAGGCGGTCAATCGCTTCTTCAACGACCAGCTGCGCTTCACCGATGACCTGAGCCTCTGGCACGAAGTGGACTACTGGGCCACGCCGGTGGAGGCCTTGCTCAAGGGCGCCGGCGATTGCGAGGATTTCGCCATCGCCAAGTACATCAGCCTGCGACACCTGGGCGTGCCGGCACAGAAGCTGCGCATTACCTACGTCAAGGCGCTGCGCCTGAACCAGGCGCATATGGTGCTCACGTACTACCCACGGCCCGATGCCGTGCCGCTGGTGCTGGACAACCTGATCGGCAGCATCCTGCCGGCCAGCCAGCGCAGCGACCTGCAGCCGGTCTACGCGTTCAACGGCGAGGGCCTGTGGCTCGCCGGCAATGGCGCGGGTGGCGGCAAGCAGGTCGGCGACAGCAAGCGGCTGTCGCGCTGGCAGGACCTGCTGAAGAAGATGAAGGCCGAAGGCTTCCCTCTGGATGAGTAG
- the lapD gene encoding cyclic di-GMP receptor LapD, whose product MSLFKQLLIAICLFLVVAFSGSFMVGLESSREQYGNQLRSHAQDAATALGLSLTPNIDDPAMVELMVSSIFDSGYYESIRVIDLATGKVMVERTGVPDAVAAKVPQWFISLIDLHSAGGDAIVSRGWTQAARVEVLSHPMFAIAKLWQSTLGSLLWLVLCGIASAVLGAILLRRQLRPLDYMVAQSHAIARREFLSLPELPRTPELRRVVQAMNQMVEKLKALFQEQAQRSERLRDEAYQDSLTGLGNRRFFDMQLNNRLSAEDQVSSGVLLVLRVNDLAGLNQRLGGQRVDQLLKAVADQLRLSGQGLGAGLTLARSRGGEFVMLAPGLMPEDAPALAMRLEGMLAALATTGASDVSPVACLGLVPFVSGESAQALLQRADEALVQAERQNDSCWAFLQGGAKPVAEERHSWHQLLDEALMHKRFQLHFQAVVSCADPQVVLHYKVLSRLPDGQGGSIAAGRFLPWLDRFGWTARLDLLMLESVLADMAKHNRPLALNLSAALLRDEWATTRVFDLLRQHPQFAGRLTLELEEDQLPAQPVLEALTRRLGELGYRLSLQHFGGRFSMIGNLARLGLAYLKVDGSHIRHIDQENDKRLFIEAMQRAAHSIDLPLIAERVETAGEFRVLKEMGIQGVQGQLFGGPAPW is encoded by the coding sequence ATGTCCCTGTTCAAACAGTTGTTGATCGCCATCTGCCTGTTCCTGGTGGTCGCCTTCAGCGGCAGCTTCATGGTCGGCCTGGAAAGCTCGCGCGAGCAGTACGGCAACCAGCTGCGCTCCCACGCCCAGGACGCGGCCACCGCGCTGGGACTGTCGTTGACGCCGAACATCGACGACCCGGCGATGGTCGAGTTGATGGTCAGCTCGATCTTCGACAGCGGCTACTACGAGAGCATCCGGGTGATCGACCTGGCCACCGGCAAGGTGATGGTGGAGCGCACCGGGGTCCCCGACGCGGTGGCCGCCAAGGTGCCGCAGTGGTTCATCTCTCTGATCGACCTGCATTCGGCCGGCGGCGACGCCATCGTCAGCCGCGGCTGGACCCAGGCCGCGCGGGTCGAGGTGCTCAGCCACCCGATGTTCGCCATCGCCAAGCTCTGGCAGAGCACCCTGGGCAGCCTGCTCTGGCTGGTGCTGTGCGGCATCGCCAGCGCCGTGCTCGGCGCCATCCTGCTGCGTCGCCAGCTCAGGCCGCTGGACTACATGGTGGCGCAGTCCCACGCCATCGCCCGCCGCGAATTCCTCAGCCTGCCGGAACTGCCGCGCACCCCCGAACTGCGCCGCGTGGTGCAGGCCATGAACCAGATGGTGGAGAAGCTCAAGGCGCTGTTCCAGGAGCAGGCCCAGCGCAGCGAACGCCTGCGCGACGAGGCCTACCAGGACAGCCTGACCGGGCTGGGCAACCGACGCTTCTTCGACATGCAATTGAATAACCGCCTGAGCGCCGAGGACCAGGTCAGCAGCGGCGTGCTGCTGGTGCTGCGGGTCAACGACCTCGCCGGGCTGAACCAGCGCCTGGGCGGCCAGCGCGTCGACCAGTTGCTCAAGGCGGTGGCTGACCAGCTGCGTCTGTCCGGGCAGGGCCTGGGCGCCGGCCTGACCCTGGCGCGCAGCCGTGGCGGCGAGTTCGTGATGCTGGCGCCGGGGCTGATGCCCGAGGACGCGCCAGCCCTGGCGATGCGCCTGGAAGGCATGCTCGCCGCACTGGCCACCACCGGCGCCAGCGATGTGAGCCCCGTGGCTTGCCTGGGGCTGGTGCCCTTCGTTTCCGGCGAGTCGGCGCAGGCGCTGTTGCAGCGCGCGGACGAGGCGCTGGTGCAGGCCGAGCGACAGAACGACAGCTGCTGGGCCTTCCTCCAGGGCGGCGCCAAGCCGGTCGCCGAGGAGCGCCACAGCTGGCACCAGCTGCTGGACGAGGCGCTGATGCACAAGCGCTTCCAGCTGCATTTCCAGGCGGTGGTGTCCTGCGCCGACCCGCAGGTGGTGCTGCATTACAAGGTGCTCTCGCGCCTGCCGGACGGGCAGGGCGGCAGCATCGCCGCCGGGCGCTTCCTGCCCTGGCTGGACCGCTTCGGCTGGACCGCGCGGCTGGACCTGCTGATGCTCGAAAGCGTGCTGGCCGACATGGCCAAACACAACCGCCCGCTGGCGCTGAACCTGTCCGCTGCGCTGCTGCGGGATGAATGGGCGACCACCCGCGTGTTCGACCTGCTGCGCCAGCACCCGCAATTCGCCGGGCGCCTGACCCTGGAGCTGGAAGAAGACCAGTTGCCGGCGCAACCGGTGCTGGAAGCGCTGACCCGCCGCCTCGGCGAGCTGGGCTATCGCCTGAGCCTGCAGCACTTCGGCGGGCGCTTCAGCATGATCGGCAACCTGGCGCGGCTGGGGCTGGCGTACCTCAAGGTCGATGGCAGCCACATCCGCCACATCGACCAGGAGAACGACAAGCGCCTGTTCATCGAGGCGATGCAGCGCGCGGCGCACAGCATCGACCTGCCGCTGATCGCCGAGCGAGTGGAGACGGCGGGGGAGTTCCGGGTGCTGAAGGAGATGGGTATCCAGGGCGTGCAGGGGCAGCTGTTCGGTGGGCCGGCGCCGTGGTGA
- a CDS encoding tryptophan synthase subunit beta: protein MLYIQRNAEGRISRVEDAEFDGMTGTLPADHPDIQAWAAESSLLQLKQSDLDMIRVLEDLISVLITKGVIRITDLPPAARSKLLNRTQAREALGGLTRLINDDEETGLI, encoded by the coding sequence ATGCTGTACATCCAGCGCAACGCCGAGGGGAGAATCTCGCGCGTCGAGGACGCCGAGTTCGACGGAATGACCGGCACCCTGCCGGCGGACCACCCGGACATCCAGGCCTGGGCGGCCGAGAGCAGCCTGCTGCAGCTCAAGCAGAGCGACCTGGACATGATCCGGGTACTGGAAGACCTGATCTCGGTGCTGATCACCAAAGGGGTGATCCGCATCACCGACCTGCCGCCGGCAGCGCGTTCCAAGCTGCTCAACCGGACGCAGGCCCGTGAAGCGCTGGGCGGGCTGACCCGGCTGATCAACGACGATGAGGAAACGGGGCTGATCTGA